Within Triticum urartu cultivar G1812 unplaced genomic scaffold, Tu2.1 TuUngrouped_contig_8325, whole genome shotgun sequence, the genomic segment GCGCGCCGAGTTCACCAAGGTGGCGGCGCGGACGGCGATCGGGTTCGTCGTCATGGGGTTCGTGGGCTTCTTCGTCAAGCTCATCTTCATCCCCATCAACAACATCATCGTCGGCTCTGGCTAGGTGCGAACACGTCTCCTCCGATCCCGTCTCCCTCTTGTTTGCACGGTTTAGTTAGACTTGGGTCCTGTTGTCTCGCGCTGTGATCTGTTGGATCTGCGGTGTGCGCGCACAGTCCTGCGATCTGACCAATATTTAGTAAGCTAGATTCTAGTAGATCCTTTTTTCCTCCAAATAGACCTGCCAATTTCTACCTTGTTAGGATAATTCGGATGAGTCAAGGGTAATCAGCTGTGGGGAACTGGGGTCATGCTTAAGTCATTGCCGCTAGTTGCCTCCGCAGGACAAACATTGGGGGCATAGGCTGGTTCCTCACCACACAATTTGGGAAAAGAGGAGCTTTTGCAATGTTTCGCTGTTTCTGCACATACCACCAGTTCACCCAAGTTGGTGTCGATTCAGTGCATCTAAATTGGCACCTACTGAGTAGACAGGTTACATACCAATGTTTGTCCATGGTTCGTGCTATGTGTCGATGTATTCTTCATTCTTTAATGCACCTGTGTTCACGCATGGCCAGCTTTATGTATTCACAATATAAAGTTGATCTATACACGCATGGCAAGCTTTTTTCAAATAAGAAAATAGGTAGGAGTCAAAATATTGTAGGACACGTGTTATGCAGTGTTGATCTATACTTTAATGCACCTGTGTTCACGCATGGCCAGCTTTATGTAGCAGTGTCGCGTGTGACCTCAAAAAGGCTTTGAAAATCCTGATTGAAAATGAAGATGGTACTACTGATTCTCAGACCAGGAATGTtgtgtttcttgagctcttccaATCCATTTCTTAGAATCCATGCTGGTGGTGTCTTCTACAATATGTGCATTATTCTATTTACCATGTTAGCTATGGCCGACCAGTCTGTTCTATCTGTTTCATGTGGTCGTCCGATATTGGTGGTGCCAACTGCCGTTTCTTTGCTAGCTGATGTCAATAGTCTTTTGGTTCATACCGCTTAGTGCCTCATATATGAAAGCTCTTTCTGGGTTTTTCAATTTCTCTTCCCCCTATCTTTTGCTGACTACACTGATTATATGCCTGTTCTACACCGATGCTCTTTTTTTATGCTGGTCCTATGTCATGGGTGTTAATATCTACTACCTATTTACTGCTTATTGTGCAAAATCTTTTGGTTATTGTAAATCATTCCCTGCTGTATAAAGTTTGGTTTTAGTCTATTGCATTTTGTTGGTTCCTATCTTGTCAATGTATACAACAATATGCTTTCTTGGTGGCCATTTGTGCTTCACATTTTTTGGGTATACTACTTCTCTAATGAGTGGGTGCATCTCTTCTTTGTTTTATCATTCTATATTGTTTTCCTAACCTTTTTGGTATTCTGCTTTCTCCTTGCAGATGGCAAGTTTGTTGGTTCCTATCTTGCCAATGTCTACAGCAATGTGTGCGTCCTCTGTCTCATCTGCGGCATTACCGTAGGGCAACTCATAATGGGCCTATCAAGCATACTAACCTTGTGATGATAGATAAAGAGGTTGATTTCAGTCCCATTCTGATAAATATATTTTTAGCCCTATGAATTGAAAAATGAGTGCTTCTTGGTTGTTTCTGTTGTTGGTCCAGAAGATTCTTGGTGCTTTTAGTACAGTACTATACTATGCTCCTTGGCACTTCTTGTTGTGTTAACTAAATGGTTTAGTCCTGCGCTTCATAGAAGCAGTTTTAACTAAATGTAATGAACTAATTAAGTGCTTCTTAACTATCTGGGGACAAAAACCATTGTATTAGCTGAATTTGTGTTATCTTTCTAAAGAACTTGTCCTTTTTTTGAATGTTCTGTTCATAATATATTGGCTCCAGTGTTTTGATTCTTCTCTTCTGATTCATGTAACAGGGCAACGGCCGAAGGCATGATGATAGTTCTATTGCTGTCCTAGTGTA encodes:
- the LOC125531894 gene encoding protein transport protein Sec61 subunit gamma-like; translated protein: AEFTKVAARTAIGFVVMGFVGFFVKLIFIPINNIIVGSG